TTTGCGACTATTGTGGAGGATCATTTCCAAAAGATATAATACCATGGAAAATAAATTACGATCTAAAAAATATAAAAAAATTAGTTGAATCAGATAAAAACTCTACAGTAATTTTCTATGGTGGAGAACCTCTTTCTAACCCAAAATTCATAATGGAATTTATGGATAATGTAAAAGCTAATAGATATGGAATACAAACTAATGGAACTTTAGTAAAATTACTCCCTGAAGAATATTGGAAAAGAATGAATTTAGCTCTTTTATCAATTGATGGAAGAAGAGAAATTACGAACAAGCATAGAGGCAAGAATATTTATGATGTAGTAGTAAAAAATGCTAAATATCTTAAGTCGCTAGGAATTGAAACAATAGCTAGGATGACAGTAACCCAAGATTCAGATATATATCAAGATGTAATGCATCTAATTAATCTTGGTATATTTGATAAGATACATTGGCAACTTAATGTCATATGGACAGAGAAATGGGATGTGCAATCTTGGTCAGAAAAATATCTTGAAGGAATTAAGCTTCTTACACAGTATTTTTTGGAAAAGCTAAAGGAAGGGAAGGTAATTAAGATAATTCCTATTTTAGGATTAATAAGTGCTCATTATTTTGAAGCTTATAAAGGATCTCCTTGTGGAGCAGGTTATAAATCAGTTTCAGTAACTACAGATGGGAGAATTTTATCATGCCCAATAGCAGTTAGAGAAGAATGGGCAGTACTAGGAAATGTAAAATCTGGATATAAATTACTTGAAGATCCTTTGCCAGATATTTGTAAAAAATGTGAAGTAAAAAATTACTGTGGTGGAAGATGTTTATATTCAATGAAAGAAAAATACTGGGGAGAAGAAGGCTTTTTACAAGTTGATGAAATAACTAAAAAATATATAAAAATTGTTATCTCAATTATTCCAGAAATAGATAAATTGATACGAGATGGAATAATTAGACTAAGCCAACTCAAATACGATCCAACTTTAGATTCAACAGAAGTTATACCTTAAGAGGTAAAAGTAATGATAATAGAATCATGTAATATTATAATGAATAAAATTACATCAATGTTACTATCTGCTACAAATTCAATATTTTTAGTTAGTGGAAAACTAAATGAAGATATAGTGAACGAAATATACCGAAAAGCTGCTAGCGGAATAAAAGTCACAGTAATAACTTCAGATAAAAATTGGTCTAGATATCTAGAAAATTTAAAGAAAGGATATGGCAAGGAAAATCAAAATAAACTCCAAGAATCTGTAAGAAATCTTAATTTAAAATCAAATATTTATGATAGATTAAGATATATAATTTTAGCTATAACTATTTCTCTTTCTATAGTAATTTTTTTCAGACTCAACCTAGATATTATTACTATAATTTTGTATATAGTTTTTGTTATTATAGATATATCAACTTTTATATATTTTACAAAAAAAGAGAAAGATATAATTAATCAGTTAAGTATAGAAAATGAGAATTTGCAAAGAGAAATTAACGATATAAAAACAATTAGAGAAAAATTGGAAAAGAACCTTCATATAATTGAAAGTATAGAACTAAGCTTTACAATACTTATTGCCGATGATAAAGCAGTTATAACAAGTTATACTCCAAATTATAACAAAAATAGTTTCCATTATTTCCAAGAAATAAATAAAAGCGAAGCATTAAAAATTATATCTTATATATTAAATTTAAGTAAGTCTTGATAATATTTTAAGCATTTCTAGACCTTGTTGTATGCCCTTTTTAGCCTCCGGAATACTATGCTCATTAAAGAAATTAACTACATCATTAACGTTATCTAGACCTAAAATAGGTAATGTATCTGATAGAATCCTACCCAATATTCCAGTGCCTTGATAGGCTTTTCTAACCTCATCGATATATGTTTTTAGCCATACCCATACTGCTCTTCTACTCTCTAGATTACGAGCAGCAAGTGGTAAGATTCTTAATATATCTTGTTTTTTAATTAGTCCAATAAGACTTAAGCTTAATGTGTTATTTACTAAATACGATTCTTTAAATGATAGTAGCGCCTTTAAATATCTCTGCTTTTCTTCATCAAACTTTTCTTTTTTGTAGGACTCTAACAATTTTTCATAAGCGTTCTCTTCATAAGTTCTAGCATATGCCATAAGCACAGCGTCCTTTATTTCAGTATCTATATTTTCATTAATTTTTTTAGATAATTCTATTGCAAATTCATTATCCATAAGTACTAAATTCTCTAGAATATTTGCATATGTTATCTTACCTAGTTCGTCTTTTTTCTGTGACCATATTTTTTCTTGCGATTTATGAAAGTCAACAGCTATTTTTCCATATTTCTGTTTATTTATGAGATATAAAGTCATTAATTGAGATGAAAGTTCTAAAACAGGTAAATAATTATCTTCGTTCATCATAGTTAGCACAATTTTCTTATACTGATCAAAATTTATCTTTCCAGAAAGTAAAAACGCAAAGTAGTCATTTACTAAGCCAAATTTTTCCAATGAATTTAGATTAGCGATTTTATCTATATTATCGTAGTATACTCTATAAAATCCTGACTTATCTAAATTAACCTTTATTGAATTTACTGATTCATTTATTTTAAACTCCTGCTTCTGCGAATCTAATAACATATTATATTTTTTGCCATTAATCTCAAATGTCAATGGAACTAAGTAAATTTTATTATCTTCGCTACCATCTTGGAAAAATCTTTTTTGTGTAAAAATAACAGTATTACCATCAATTTTAACATCGATTTCTGGATATCCTTCTTGAGTTATCCAGGATTCCATAATTTTAGATACTGGTTTTCCTGAAGCCTTTTCTAAGCTTATCCACAAATCTTTTCCTTCAGCGTTAGAGAACTTATGGGATTCTAAATATGATGAAATTCCTTTTCTGAAATCTTCATTTCCTAGATAATATTCGATCATTCTTAGAATACTAGCACCTTTACCGTAACTTATATCATCAAATATTTCCTCTATTTCCTCTACATTTTTTACATTAGCTTCTATAGGATGAGTTATATGTAATGAATCTTTT
This genomic window from Acidianus manzaensis contains:
- a CDS encoding TIGR04084 family radical SAM/SPASM domain-containing protein produces the protein MLWLIFTSGKCNLVCDYCGGSFPKDIIPWKINYDLKNIKKLVESDKNSTVIFYGGEPLSNPKFIMEFMDNVKANRYGIQTNGTLVKLLPEEYWKRMNLALLSIDGRREITNKHRGKNIYDVVVKNAKYLKSLGIETIARMTVTQDSDIYQDVMHLINLGIFDKIHWQLNVIWTEKWDVQSWSEKYLEGIKLLTQYFLEKLKEGKVIKIIPILGLISAHYFEAYKGSPCGAGYKSVSVTTDGRILSCPIAVREEWAVLGNVKSGYKLLEDPLPDICKKCEVKNYCGGRCLYSMKEKYWGEEGFLQVDEITKKYIKIVISIIPEIDKLIRDGIIRLSQLKYDPTLDSTEVIP
- a CDS encoding M1 family metallopeptidase; this encodes MQINYYDVFIDFDFKGLKYYGHEKIQLQTDDKLVLDADGIEVKKVSSNGNNIPFVIGEKSVTINTGNFSGELEIDFEGKVRDDLVGIYVAPYDSSYIVTTQFESSHARKFIPCVDNPAYKAEFKFTIKVDKDLDVISNMPIQRIEYENDKKIVEFLKTPRMSTYLIYLGIGKFEEYYDYSAEPTVIVATVPGKISRGEIPASYGRNFIKFYEEYFGIKYPLPKEHLIAVPEFAFGAMENWGAITFRETALLADKNSSIRQLRRVAEVIAHELAHQWFGDLVTMKWWNDLWLNESFATFMSYKAVNWLKPEWDFWGNFIYEETSGAMIKDSLHITHPIEANVKNVEEIEEIFDDISYGKGASILRMIEYYLGNEDFRKGISSYLESHKFSNAEGKDLWISLEKASGKPVSKIMESWITQEGYPEIDVKIDGNTVIFTQKRFFQDGSEDNKIYLVPLTFEINGKKYNMLLDSQKQEFKINESVNSIKVNLDKSGFYRVYYDNIDKIANLNSLEKFGLVNDYFAFLLSGKINFDQYKKIVLTMMNEDNYLPVLELSSQLMTLYLINKQKYGKIAVDFHKSQEKIWSQKKDELGKITYANILENLVLMDNEFAIELSKKINENIDTEIKDAVLMAYARTYEENAYEKLLESYKKEKFDEEKQRYLKALLSFKESYLVNNTLSLSLIGLIKKQDILRILPLAARNLESRRAVWVWLKTYIDEVRKAYQGTGILGRILSDTLPILGLDNVNDVVNFFNEHSIPEAKKGIQQGLEMLKILSRLT